A genomic window from Micromonospora violae includes:
- a CDS encoding helix-turn-helix transcriptional regulator, whose protein sequence is MDRAQLASFLRTRREALQPEDVGLPRGPRRRIGGLRREEVATLSGMSTDYYSRLEQQRGPHPSEQMLAALARGLRLSIAERDHLFQLAGHAVPHRAMRADHVNPGMMRILDRMQDTPAQVVNHLGETLAQTAPAIALLGDETRHTGLARSAHHRWFTDPTARQLHPAEDHRTQSRLLVAHLHASYTRDGRGSRAAAIVDDLLARSPEFAQLWREHPVPAGYCPPKHFVHPEVGALELHCQTLVDPDQSQTLLVFTAVPGSPSDEKLRLLSVIGGQLV, encoded by the coding sequence GTGGACCGCGCCCAACTCGCCAGCTTCCTGCGCACCCGCCGCGAGGCCCTCCAGCCCGAGGATGTCGGGTTGCCCCGGGGGCCGCGCCGGCGCATCGGAGGGCTACGGCGCGAGGAAGTCGCCACGTTGAGTGGAATGTCCACCGACTACTACAGCCGGTTGGAGCAGCAGCGCGGGCCGCACCCCTCCGAGCAGATGCTCGCCGCGCTGGCCCGTGGCCTGCGGCTCAGCATCGCCGAACGGGACCACCTGTTCCAGCTCGCCGGGCACGCCGTTCCGCACCGCGCAATGCGGGCCGACCACGTGAACCCGGGCATGATGCGGATCCTCGACCGGATGCAGGACACCCCGGCCCAGGTGGTGAACCACCTCGGCGAGACCCTGGCGCAGACCGCACCGGCCATCGCCCTGCTCGGTGACGAGACCCGGCACACCGGGTTGGCGCGTAGCGCCCACCACCGCTGGTTCACCGACCCGACGGCACGGCAGCTGCACCCCGCGGAGGACCACCGGACGCAGAGTCGCCTGCTCGTGGCGCACCTGCACGCGTCGTACACCCGCGACGGGCGCGGCTCGCGGGCCGCCGCGATCGTCGACGACCTGCTGGCCCGGAGCCCGGAGTTCGCCCAGCTGTGGCGGGAGCACCCGGTGCCGGCCGGCTACTGCCCGCCCAAGCACTTCGTGCACCCGGAGGTCGGGGCGTTGGAGCTGCACTGCCAGACGCTGGTCGACCCGGACCAGTCCCAGACACTGTTGGTGTTCACCGCCGTGCCCGGCTCGCCGAGCGACGAGAAGCTGCGCCTGCTGTCGGTCATCGGCGGCCAGCTCGTCTGA
- a CDS encoding AraC family transcriptional regulator, whose product MATRPAGSHVSAWRPAVAGVAEVFHAHFVDHAYPRHIHDVWTLLIVDDGAVRFDLDRHRHGALRTSVTLLPPYVPHDGSSATPDGFRKRVLYLDTSALDAELVGRAVDEPDLADPQLRDRIHHLHQALSAPGDEFEAESRLVLILDRLRCQLRQRSPVDGWPAGRGLAVRLRELLDARTVEGVTLREAAELLHAHPTHLVRTFTHVHGVPPHSYLTGRRVELARRLLLAGQRPVDAAIGAGFFDQAHLTRHFRRYLGVSPARYPART is encoded by the coding sequence GTGGCCACCCGCCCGGCCGGCTCGCACGTCAGCGCGTGGCGACCCGCGGTTGCCGGGGTCGCCGAGGTCTTCCACGCCCATTTCGTGGACCACGCCTACCCCCGGCACATCCACGACGTGTGGACGCTGTTGATCGTCGACGACGGCGCGGTCCGCTTCGACCTGGACCGGCACCGACACGGCGCGCTGCGGACGTCGGTCACCCTGCTGCCGCCGTACGTGCCGCACGACGGCAGCTCCGCCACACCGGACGGCTTCCGCAAGCGGGTCCTGTACCTCGACACCTCGGCCCTCGACGCCGAGCTGGTCGGCCGGGCCGTCGACGAACCGGACCTGGCCGATCCGCAGCTGCGCGACCGGATCCACCACCTGCACCAGGCGCTCTCCGCGCCGGGAGACGAGTTCGAGGCCGAGAGCCGCCTCGTGCTCATCCTGGACCGGCTGCGCTGCCAACTCCGCCAGCGCTCACCGGTTGATGGCTGGCCGGCCGGCCGTGGCCTCGCGGTCCGACTCCGGGAACTGCTGGACGCCCGGACCGTCGAGGGCGTCACGCTGCGGGAGGCCGCCGAGCTGCTGCACGCCCACCCGACCCACCTGGTCCGGACGTTCACCCACGTGCACGGGGTGCCACCGCACTCCTACCTGACCGGCCGCCGGGTCGAGCTGGCGCGCCGCCTCCTCCTCGCCGGGCAGCGACCCGTCGACGCCGCCATCGGGGCCGGCTTCTTCGACCAGGCGCACCTGACCCGCCACTTCCGGCGGTACCTGGGCGTCAGCCCGGCGCGCTACCCGGCCCGCACCTGA
- a CDS encoding DUF2000 domain-containing protein: MTEPIRFPTKIAVLLRNDLASWQRLNVTAFLVSGIANALPELIGEEYRDADGTRYLPMFGQPVLVFAGDRAALVGAHSRALTRGLRLAIFTSELFATGNDRDNRAAVQAVDRDKLDLVGLALHAPRNVVDKVLKGMTMHP, encoded by the coding sequence ATGACCGAACCGATCCGTTTTCCCACCAAGATCGCCGTACTGCTCCGCAACGACCTGGCGAGCTGGCAACGGCTGAACGTCACCGCCTTCCTGGTCAGCGGCATCGCGAACGCGCTGCCGGAGCTGATCGGCGAGGAGTACCGCGACGCGGACGGCACCCGCTACCTGCCGATGTTCGGCCAGCCGGTGCTGGTCTTCGCCGGGGATCGGGCGGCGTTGGTCGGCGCGCACTCGCGCGCCCTCACCCGCGGCCTGCGGCTGGCGATCTTCACGTCCGAGCTGTTCGCCACCGGCAACGACCGGGACAACCGCGCCGCGGTGCAGGCGGTCGACCGCGACAAGCTCGACCTGGTGGGGTTGGCGCTGCACGCCCCGCGCAACGTGGTGGACAAGGTACTCAAGGGCATGACCATGCATCCCTGA
- a CDS encoding esterase-like activity of phytase family protein, translating into MRTTFTRARAVASAAAAISLLAAAPALGAPAHPTPGHPGTEASCAPDASLLGFSDALDKTTFAGTPVSGLSALAFTRPGRALALVDNIGTTPARVYELGLKTDRRGVDVGVRDVTVLTRPDGTPYTGADFDGEGLVAERGGATVLASSEREPSIRRFRLSDGREIASLPVPDRFRVAPAGEAAVNQTFEALATTPDHRVLYAGMEAPLAVDGRDAAGGGRQRILRYEGREGGAYTPTAQYAYRTDPTLNLVELIALGDDQLLAVERGNAPTGGHIVRVYRVSATGAPDVSAVPSLSTVADPRAWLGKELLVDIVNCPPSGAIAKGPQPNPLLDNIEGAALGGNLPGGRRELYLISDDNGSATQTTRVYSLSVKLRPEVTLKDRALISATAYQPGPISGTQLATNPVNGITAPFPGQPIPGFSAVIPAQPGDRTGKRLLAMPDNGFGAKTNSADFLLRAYEIEPRYRSHDVTIRGHISFRDPDHKVPFPIVNGDTRERLLTGADFDVESLARDARGNLWIGDEFGPYLVRTDKTGKVLQAPIPLPDGTKSPQSPDLAPGETPTLRASNGFEAMAVSEDGWTLYPILEGAQVNDPDQRRRVVYEFDVRHNRYTNRTWSFRVDDPSLLVGDAAVIDGHRLVLIERDNGMGQQSLVKRLVVTDLDEVGSDGYLVRRTAVDLMYIADPKGVSTPARPGEYGVGPLLSFPLQSVESVLPLGGDRVLVANDNNFPGNDGRIPGRADDTELIVIDVPGLR; encoded by the coding sequence GTGCGTACCACTTTCACGAGGGCCCGGGCCGTCGCGTCCGCCGCGGCGGCGATCTCGCTGCTCGCGGCGGCGCCGGCGCTCGGCGCGCCTGCGCACCCGACCCCGGGGCACCCGGGTACGGAGGCGAGCTGCGCGCCGGACGCGTCGCTGCTCGGCTTCTCCGACGCCCTCGACAAGACCACCTTCGCCGGCACCCCGGTATCCGGCCTGTCCGCGTTGGCGTTCACCCGTCCGGGGCGCGCACTGGCGCTGGTGGACAACATCGGCACGACCCCCGCGCGAGTCTACGAGCTGGGCCTGAAGACCGATCGGCGCGGCGTCGACGTCGGTGTCCGCGACGTCACCGTGCTCACCCGCCCCGATGGCACGCCGTACACGGGCGCGGACTTCGACGGTGAGGGGCTCGTCGCCGAGCGCGGCGGGGCCACCGTCCTGGCCAGCTCGGAGCGAGAGCCGTCGATCCGCCGGTTCCGCCTCTCCGACGGCCGCGAGATCGCGTCGCTGCCGGTCCCGGACCGGTTCCGGGTCGCCCCGGCCGGCGAGGCCGCGGTCAACCAGACCTTCGAGGCGCTGGCCACCACCCCGGACCACCGGGTGCTCTACGCGGGCATGGAAGCACCGCTCGCCGTGGACGGCCGCGACGCCGCAGGCGGCGGTCGGCAGCGGATCCTCCGGTACGAGGGTCGGGAAGGCGGCGCCTACACCCCGACCGCCCAGTACGCCTACCGCACCGACCCAACCCTCAACCTGGTCGAGCTGATCGCGCTCGGCGACGACCAGTTGCTCGCCGTGGAGCGTGGCAACGCCCCCACTGGCGGCCACATCGTGCGGGTCTACCGCGTCTCCGCCACGGGTGCACCGGATGTCTCCGCCGTGCCGTCCCTGTCGACGGTGGCCGACCCGCGTGCGTGGCTCGGCAAGGAGTTGCTGGTCGACATCGTCAACTGCCCGCCGTCGGGCGCCATCGCCAAGGGTCCGCAGCCCAACCCGTTGCTGGACAACATCGAGGGCGCCGCGCTCGGCGGCAACCTGCCGGGCGGTCGCCGCGAGCTGTACCTCATCTCCGACGACAACGGCAGCGCCACGCAGACCACCCGGGTGTACTCGCTGTCGGTGAAGCTGCGGCCCGAGGTGACCCTCAAGGACCGGGCGCTGATCTCGGCGACCGCGTACCAGCCGGGCCCGATCTCCGGCACCCAGCTCGCCACGAACCCAGTCAACGGGATCACCGCGCCCTTCCCGGGCCAGCCCATTCCCGGCTTCTCGGCGGTGATCCCGGCCCAGCCGGGTGACCGCACCGGCAAGCGGCTGCTCGCCATGCCGGACAACGGCTTCGGCGCGAAGACCAACTCGGCCGACTTCCTGCTGCGCGCGTACGAGATCGAGCCGCGCTACCGCAGCCACGACGTCACCATTCGGGGGCACATCAGCTTCCGCGACCCCGACCACAAGGTGCCGTTCCCGATCGTCAACGGCGACACGCGTGAGCGACTGCTGACCGGCGCGGACTTCGACGTCGAGTCGTTGGCCCGCGACGCGCGCGGCAACCTGTGGATCGGCGACGAGTTCGGGCCGTACCTGGTTCGCACCGACAAGACCGGCAAGGTGCTCCAGGCACCGATTCCGCTGCCGGACGGGACCAAGTCCCCGCAATCTCCGGATCTCGCCCCGGGTGAGACCCCGACCCTGCGCGCCAGCAACGGCTTCGAGGCGATGGCGGTCAGCGAGGACGGCTGGACGCTGTACCCGATCCTTGAGGGCGCCCAGGTCAACGATCCGGACCAGCGCCGCCGGGTCGTCTACGAGTTCGACGTACGGCACAACCGGTACACCAACCGCACCTGGTCCTTCCGGGTGGACGACCCGTCCCTGTTGGTCGGAGACGCGGCGGTGATCGACGGCCACCGGCTGGTGCTGATCGAGCGGGACAACGGCATGGGCCAGCAGTCGCTGGTCAAGCGCCTGGTCGTCACCGACCTGGACGAGGTGGGTTCGGACGGCTACTTGGTCCGCCGTACCGCGGTCGACCTGATGTACATCGCCGACCCGAAGGGCGTCTCCACCCCGGCCCGTCCGGGCGAGTACGGCGTCGGCCCGCTCCTCTCGTTCCCGCTGCAGTCGGTCGAGTCGGTGCTGCCGCTCGGTGGCGACCGGGTGCTCGTTGCCAACGACAACAACTTCCCGGGCAACGACGGTCGGATCCCGGGGCGCGCGGACGACACGGAGCTGATCGTGATCGACGTGCCCGGCCTGCGGTAA